A window of Chloracidobacterium sp. N contains these coding sequences:
- a CDS encoding type IV pilus twitching motility protein PilT produces the protein MDKKILDRILTMAVKSGVSDIHFQAGSVPLFRYNGTLMDVKYDVLTPQDTELIAQILLKNDRLHAYDEFVEKDVSYGVENAGRFRANIFKQRNSFAIVLRAISIEARTLEQLNLPPTLAHIADLGRGLVLVTGATGNGKSTTMSAMIEHINRTRKLHIITIEDPIEFLYKNDRSIITQREIGQDTRSFPEALHAALRQDPDVILVGEIRDAVTFDTALRAAETGHLVFSAIHTTDTQKTISRVLGFYPPEEQAVARARLADNLAAVISLRLLPMANQQGRIPAVEILRMSSAVQECLRNPEKLNDLGFVIARSREYGMMTFDQHLVELCKAGKITPEVARAAATNRLEFDKAMAAERAAAPPAAEAAPAATSPPPATEHSEAKAEEAKSGTDDGAGKTYSFA, from the coding sequence ATGGACAAAAAAATCCTTGACCGCATTCTCACCATGGCCGTCAAAAGCGGCGTCTCCGACATTCACTTTCAGGCCGGGAGCGTTCCCCTGTTCCGCTACAACGGGACGTTGATGGATGTCAAATATGATGTTCTGACGCCACAGGACACGGAACTCATCGCCCAGATTCTGCTCAAAAACGACCGCCTGCACGCCTACGATGAGTTCGTCGAAAAGGATGTGTCCTACGGCGTTGAAAACGCCGGCCGCTTCCGGGCCAATATCTTCAAGCAACGCAACAGCTTTGCCATCGTGTTGCGCGCCATTTCCATCGAAGCCCGTACGCTTGAGCAACTGAACCTGCCGCCGACGCTGGCGCACATTGCCGACCTGGGCCGCGGCCTCGTCCTTGTGACCGGGGCCACGGGCAATGGCAAGTCCACCACCATGTCGGCCATGATCGAGCACATCAACCGGACGCGCAAACTCCACATCATCACGATTGAGGACCCGATTGAGTTTCTCTACAAAAACGACCGCAGCATCATCACGCAGCGCGAAATCGGGCAGGATACCCGCTCGTTCCCGGAAGCCCTGCACGCGGCCCTGCGCCAGGACCCGGATGTGATTCTGGTTGGGGAAATTCGGGATGCCGTCACCTTCGACACAGCCCTGCGCGCAGCCGAAACCGGGCATCTCGTCTTCAGCGCCATTCACACGACCGATACCCAGAAAACGATTTCCCGCGTCCTGGGCTTCTATCCGCCGGAAGAACAGGCCGTGGCGCGGGCCCGGCTGGCCGACAACCTGGCGGCCGTTATTTCGCTGCGCCTGTTGCCGATGGCGAACCAGCAGGGGCGCATTCCGGCCGTCGAAATTCTGCGCATGTCGAGCGCCGTCCAGGAATGCCTGCGCAATCCCGAAAAGCTCAACGATCTTGGGTTCGTCATTGCCCGCAGCCGTGAGTACGGCATGATGACCTTTGACCAGCACCTTGTGGAGCTGTGCAAAGCGGGCAAAATCACGCCGGAAGTGGCCCGCGCCGCTGCGACCAACCGCCTTGAGTTTGACAAGGCGATGGCCGCTGAACGGGCAGCCGCCCCGCCGGCTGCGGAAGCTGCGCCGGCCGCGACCAGCCCGCCTCCCGCAACCGAACATTCGGAAGCCAAAGCTGAAGAAGCCAAATCCGGGACGGATGACGGCGCGGGCAAAACCTATTCGTTTGCCTGA
- the chrA gene encoding chromate efflux transporter codes for MAAAPEAEATGPDTGPAVGPDIGPDTSLQAEPRPTLRQLGGDCLLLGATAFGGGAMISLLQDRFTQRRRWLRDREFLEAATLAQSLPGAIATNTVAFVGYRLHGPVGALVSMALYALPSFVLMLVLAALYGYLRDIPSATAVLTGLNAAASGLVAVTAVRLGRQAVTTQWQWFQAAAVFGLAVSFPALTLYLILLSLLGGLFGAARQRRTDAPPDTTAPLQAPLPLRRHLFLALGLGLLVTGMGLGSGFITEPFLRRLVQLAMVTLKVGGLTFGGGFVIIPLLGHEVVDVHHWLTSKEVSDAAALGLLTPGPFVIAATFIGYRVAGLAGAAVATLGIFGLPLWLVVIVAGAVERFRQNALVQGALRGVMPTGVALLAAAAVTIGKGAYTPALYTWVLAPGLGLTSAWLAGRHHTNPMFILFGGALAGLAGQWLFA; via the coding sequence ATGGCCGCCGCACCTGAAGCCGAAGCGACCGGGCCGGACACTGGGCCGGCCGTTGGGCCGGACATCGGGCCGGATACCAGTCTGCAGGCCGAACCGCGCCCCACCCTGCGCCAGTTGGGTGGGGATTGTCTTTTGCTCGGCGCGACGGCCTTCGGTGGCGGGGCCATGATCAGTCTGCTTCAGGATCGGTTCACGCAGCGCCGCCGGTGGCTCCGTGACCGGGAGTTTCTCGAAGCGGCAACGCTGGCGCAGAGTCTGCCGGGCGCCATTGCCACGAACACGGTGGCGTTTGTGGGCTACCGGCTGCACGGTCCCGTTGGCGCGCTGGTGAGCATGGCGCTCTATGCCCTGCCGTCCTTCGTGCTCATGCTCGTCTTGGCCGCGCTCTACGGGTATCTCCGGGACATTCCTTCTGCGACGGCCGTCCTGACAGGACTCAACGCCGCAGCCTCCGGGCTGGTGGCGGTGACGGCCGTGCGCCTGGGACGGCAAGCCGTCACCACACAATGGCAGTGGTTTCAGGCGGCTGCCGTCTTTGGACTGGCCGTATCCTTTCCGGCGCTGACGCTGTATCTCATCCTGCTGTCGCTCCTTGGTGGATTGTTCGGGGCGGCCCGGCAGCGCCGGACGGATGCCCCACCGGACACCACCGCGCCCCTTCAGGCGCCGTTGCCCCTTCGCCGCCACCTGTTCCTGGCTCTGGGGCTGGGTCTTCTTGTGACCGGCATGGGGCTTGGCAGCGGCTTCATCACCGAGCCATTCCTCCGGCGGCTCGTACAGCTTGCCATGGTCACGCTCAAGGTCGGGGGGCTGACCTTTGGCGGCGGCTTCGTCATCATTCCATTGCTGGGGCATGAAGTTGTGGACGTACACCACTGGCTGACATCAAAGGAAGTGTCCGACGCGGCGGCGCTGGGACTGTTGACGCCGGGGCCATTCGTCATTGCCGCCACCTTTATCGGCTACCGGGTGGCGGGGCTGGCCGGAGCAGCCGTAGCGACCCTGGGCATCTTCGGCTTACCCCTGTGGTTGGTCGTCATCGTTGCCGGGGCCGTCGAACGCTTCCGGCAGAATGCTCTGGTACAGGGGGCGTTGCGCGGTGTGATGCCTACCGGCGTGGCATTGCTCGCGGCAGCAGCCGTCACCATCGGAAAGGGCGCCTACACGCCTGCCCTTTACACGTGGGTGCTTGCTCCCGGTCTGGGCCTGACCAGCGCCTGGCTGGCCGGACGTCACCACACCAACCCGATGTTCATTCTCTTTGGTGGCGCTCTGGCCGGACTGGCCGGCCAGTGGCTGTTTGCTTAG
- a CDS encoding 1-deoxy-D-xylulose-5-phosphate reductoisomerase — protein MTGLAILGSTGSIGCNTLDVVEHLAPRFTVVALAAGRNVERLAEQIRRYRPQLVAVADEAAAQQLRQLVAPDWTGDIAVGVEGMVAVATHPAAAVVMSAVVGGRGLLPTLRAIELGRRVCIANKEPLVMAGELMMRRARECQAEVLPVDSEHNALHQCLRGNARTEVYRLVLTASGGPFRTLPVEDFPRITLAEALRHPTWTMGRKITIDSATLMNKGLEVIEARWLYDLPPEQIEVVIHPQSVVHSLVAFVDGSTMAQLGVADMRHPIQYALTYPERRPAPVERLDLTAVARLEFYPPDPVKFPCLRLAYEALRAGGTFPAALNAANEEAVAAFLEERIRFVDIPYVIETTLARHDGQSTTSLEAVLAADAWARREAQQMITALGR, from the coding sequence ATGACAGGACTGGCCATTCTCGGCTCGACGGGTTCGATTGGTTGCAACACGCTTGATGTCGTCGAGCACCTGGCGCCCCGCTTTACGGTCGTGGCGCTCGCCGCCGGGCGGAATGTCGAACGCCTGGCTGAACAAATCCGGCGCTACCGTCCACAGCTTGTTGCCGTGGCGGATGAGGCTGCCGCGCAGCAGCTTCGGCAACTCGTTGCGCCGGACTGGACGGGTGACATTGCCGTTGGTGTGGAAGGGATGGTGGCTGTGGCCACCCACCCGGCGGCCGCCGTGGTGATGTCGGCCGTGGTCGGCGGACGCGGCCTGCTCCCGACGTTGCGCGCCATTGAGCTGGGCCGCCGCGTGTGCATTGCCAACAAGGAACCGCTCGTCATGGCCGGCGAACTCATGATGCGCCGGGCGCGGGAATGTCAGGCGGAAGTCCTGCCGGTGGACAGCGAACACAACGCCCTGCACCAGTGCCTGCGGGGCAACGCCCGCACGGAAGTGTACCGCCTTGTGCTGACGGCCAGCGGCGGCCCCTTTCGGACGCTGCCGGTGGAGGACTTTCCCCGGATTACCCTGGCGGAGGCGCTGCGGCATCCAACCTGGACAATGGGGCGCAAAATCACCATTGATTCCGCCACCCTGATGAACAAGGGGCTGGAAGTCATCGAGGCCCGGTGGCTGTATGACCTGCCGCCGGAGCAGATCGAAGTCGTCATTCATCCGCAGTCGGTCGTGCATTCGCTCGTGGCTTTTGTGGATGGCTCAACGATGGCGCAGTTGGGCGTGGCCGATATGCGGCATCCGATCCAGTACGCCCTGACTTACCCGGAACGCCGGCCGGCGCCGGTTGAACGGCTCGACCTGACGGCCGTGGCCAGGCTGGAGTTTTATCCGCCGGACCCGGTGAAGTTTCCGTGCCTGCGGCTGGCCTACGAAGCCTTGCGCGCCGGCGGTACGTTCCCGGCCGCACTCAATGCCGCCAACGAAGAAGCCGTGGCAGCCTTTCTCGAAGAACGCATCCGGTTCGTGGATATTCCCTACGTCATCGAGACCACGCTGGCCCGGCACGATGGACAATCCACCACGTCCCTTGAAGCTGTGTTGGCAGCGGATGCCTGGGCCCGGCGTGAAGCGCAGCAGATGATTACCGCCCTTGGCCGGTAG
- the fabD gene encoding ACP S-malonyltransferase yields MLAFLFPGQASQYVGMGRDLAAAFPEARETFQEADDALGFALSTLCFEGPEAELNLTANTQPAVLTHAVATWRVLRRQGFAPGIVAGHSLGEYSALVAAGVLDFADAVRVVRRRGQYMQEAVAPGVGAMAAVLKLDAQTVTALCAEAEQDGELCRPANFNAPQQTVIAGHRPAVERATGLVRARKGRAIELPVSAPFHCPLMKPAEEKLARDLAELTFHPPQCAVVANVNAQPTTEAETVRANLIAQVCAPVQWVASVQTLVAQGTTTFVEVGPKTVLTGLVRQIVPEAVTFQVESPQTLETFVAGMRLP; encoded by the coding sequence ATGCTGGCTTTTCTTTTTCCCGGACAGGCATCGCAGTACGTCGGCATGGGGCGCGACCTCGCCGCCGCGTTTCCCGAAGCCCGTGAAACCTTCCAGGAAGCCGATGATGCCCTGGGATTTGCCCTCAGTACCCTGTGCTTTGAAGGACCCGAAGCCGAACTCAACCTCACGGCCAACACCCAACCGGCCGTGCTGACCCACGCCGTAGCCACCTGGCGCGTCCTGCGCCGGCAGGGCTTTGCCCCCGGCATCGTCGCCGGGCATTCCCTGGGGGAATACAGCGCCCTTGTCGCGGCTGGTGTGCTCGACTTTGCCGATGCCGTCCGGGTGGTGCGGCGACGCGGACAGTACATGCAGGAAGCCGTTGCGCCGGGGGTGGGGGCCATGGCGGCCGTTCTCAAGCTGGACGCCCAGACCGTCACGGCGCTGTGCGCCGAAGCTGAGCAGGACGGCGAGCTGTGCCGCCCGGCCAACTTCAATGCCCCGCAGCAGACGGTCATTGCCGGCCATCGTCCGGCGGTGGAACGCGCTACCGGGCTGGTCCGGGCACGCAAGGGCCGGGCCATTGAGCTTCCCGTCAGTGCGCCGTTTCACTGCCCGCTGATGAAACCGGCGGAAGAAAAACTGGCGCGGGATTTGGCCGAGCTGACCTTTCACCCGCCACAGTGTGCCGTGGTGGCCAACGTCAATGCCCAGCCGACGACGGAAGCCGAGACGGTGCGGGCAAACCTCATTGCGCAGGTCTGCGCGCCGGTGCAGTGGGTCGCGTCGGTTCAGACCCTCGTTGCCCAGGGGACGACGACTTTTGTCGAAGTCGGACCCAAAACAGTACTCACCGGGCTGGTACGGCAAATCGTGCCCGAAGCCGTCACTTTCCAGGTGGAGTCCCCACAGACCCTCGAAACCTTCGTAGCCGGGATGCGCCTGCCTTGA